The proteins below come from a single Scatophagus argus isolate fScaArg1 chromosome 15, fScaArg1.pri, whole genome shotgun sequence genomic window:
- the pax1a gene encoding paired box protein Pax-1a — translation MEQTYGEVNQLGGVFVNGRPLPNAIRLRIVELAQLGIRPCDISRQLRVSHGCVSKILARYNETGSILPGAIGGSKPRVTTPNVVKNIREYKQSDPGIFAWEIRDRLLADGVCDKYNVPSVSSISRILRNKIGNLSQPNQYESSKQASAQAGIPYNHLYPYSYSNTMSPSGTKMGSPPGVPVTAGHMSISRAWPSAHTVSNILGIRAFMDPAAIAGTDGYPPKMEEWSSVNRAAFPAAHAVNGIDKSAIDADIKYAQPSSTLSSYVSACAYSPTNQYGVYSGPAGGYVAPGHHHWQPQSPALSHPGSGMSMHAGEIHSPMTFKHQTREGDRKPPSPLSKQQQQQQQHEDLNSVHGPSLLTSSS, via the exons ATGG AGCAAACCTATGGAGAGGTGAACCAGTTAGGCGGCGTGTTCGTCAATGGGCGACCCCTGCCCAATGCCATACGGTTAAGAATAGTGGAGCTGGCTCAGCTCGGGATTAGACCCTGTGATATAAGCAGACAACTCCGAGTCTCCCACGGCTGCGTGAGCAAGATTTTGGCGAGGTACAACGAGACGGGCTCCATCTTACCCGGTGCCATCGGTGGAAGCAAACCACGGGTCACGACGCCTAACGTGGTGAAAAATATCAGGGAATACAAACAAAGCGACCCCGGGATTTTTGCCTGGGAGATCCGGGACCGGCTTTTGGCAGATGGAGTTTGTGACAAGTACAATGTCCCGTCTGTTAGCTCGATCAGCAGGATTTTACGCAACAAGATTGGAAATCTCTCCCAGCCCAATCAGTATGAGAGCAGTAAGCAAGCCTCTGCGCAGGCCGGGATCCCCTACAACCACCTATACCCTTATTCCTACTCCAACACCATGTCGCCTTCTGGCACTAAAATGGGCAGCCCTCCTGGAGTACCCGTGACGGCTGGACATATGAGCATATCCAGGGCCTGGCCTTCTGCGCACACCGTCAGCAACATCCTCGGCATACGAGCCTTCATGGATCCTGCAG CCATTGCTGGGACGGACGGATATCCACCAAAAATGGAGGAGTGGAGTAGCGTCAACAGAGCAGCTTTCCCCGCGGCTCACGCTGTCAACGGCATCGACAAATCAGCCATTGACGCCGACATAAAATATGCTCAg CCATCGTCAACACTGTCCAGTTATGTCTCGGCGTGCGCTTATTCTCCAACCAACCAGTACGGGGTGTACAGCGGGCCAGCAGGCGGCTACGTGGCCCCGGGCCACCACCACTGGCAGCCGCAGAGTCCGGCCCTGTCCCACCCAGGCAGCGGGATGAGCATGCATGCAGGGGAGATCCACTCGCCGATGACCTTCAAGCATCAGACCCGAGAAG gagACAGAAAACCTCCCAGTCCCCTgagcaagcagcagcagcagcagcaacaacatgaAGACTTGAACAGTGTGCATGGACCCAGTCTCCTTACCTCATCATCATAA